In Rhizobium sp. ZPR4, a genomic segment contains:
- a CDS encoding extracellular solute-binding protein, which yields MSKLKNLISAATAGVMSVALAMPAAAAPVKFDFWFGLSGDLQRVVETMCKNFNDSQKDYEVSCVSQGNYDAALQNTIAAFRAGKQPTIVQVYDVGTATMMLSGAYYPVNKLMAENGYKVKWDDYFPGIARYYATSKGELLSFPFNSSTALLYWNKDAFAKIGKTAAPKTWEEAAEDMKALKGAGYDCPMAINISGNESWQLMEQFSAIHDQPVATKNNGYDGLDARLTVNKTKFVKYVTDLKSWYDQGLVKIKSKDLGQDMVQAFASGDCQMIMTSVGDHGSVTKTQKAGMNWDVAELPVYAGTERKNSLVGGASLWVLSGKSADEYKGAAAFLNFIAKPETALFWSTNTGYIPVTKSGFEFMKSSGFYDKAPFKGREVAIASLTASEPTPITRGVRLGSFTQIRAEFGNQMQAIFANKVSVQEGIDNLVKNGDAVLERFEATYKGKQLP from the coding sequence ATGTCTAAACTTAAAAACCTCATTTCGGCTGCAACAGCCGGTGTCATGAGCGTAGCGCTCGCCATGCCGGCTGCCGCTGCTCCGGTCAAGTTCGATTTCTGGTTCGGCCTGTCGGGCGACCTGCAGCGCGTCGTTGAGACCATGTGCAAGAACTTCAACGACTCCCAGAAGGATTATGAAGTTTCCTGCGTCAGCCAGGGCAACTACGACGCCGCTCTGCAGAACACGATTGCCGCCTTCCGCGCTGGCAAGCAGCCTACAATCGTTCAGGTCTATGACGTCGGCACCGCGACCATGATGCTTTCGGGCGCCTACTATCCGGTCAACAAGCTGATGGCCGAAAATGGCTACAAGGTTAAGTGGGACGACTATTTCCCGGGAATCGCCCGCTATTACGCCACCTCCAAAGGTGAACTGCTTTCCTTCCCCTTCAACTCTTCGACCGCCCTGCTCTACTGGAACAAGGACGCCTTCGCGAAGATCGGCAAGACTGCCGCTCCGAAGACCTGGGAAGAAGCTGCCGAAGACATGAAGGCGCTCAAGGGCGCCGGCTATGATTGCCCGATGGCAATCAACATCTCCGGCAACGAAAGCTGGCAGCTCATGGAGCAGTTTTCTGCCATCCACGACCAGCCGGTTGCCACGAAGAACAACGGTTATGATGGCCTCGACGCTCGTCTGACGGTCAACAAGACCAAGTTCGTCAAGTACGTAACGGACCTCAAGAGCTGGTACGACCAGGGCCTCGTCAAGATCAAGTCCAAGGACCTCGGTCAGGACATGGTTCAGGCCTTCGCTTCGGGCGACTGCCAGATGATCATGACCTCGGTCGGTGACCATGGTTCGGTCACCAAGACCCAGAAGGCTGGCATGAACTGGGATGTTGCCGAACTTCCGGTATACGCTGGCACCGAGCGCAAGAATTCGCTCGTTGGCGGCGCGTCGCTCTGGGTTCTCTCCGGCAAGTCGGCTGACGAGTATAAGGGCGCTGCTGCGTTCCTGAACTTCATCGCCAAGCCGGAAACCGCTCTCTTCTGGTCGACCAACACCGGTTACATCCCGGTCACGAAGTCCGGCTTCGAATTCATGAAGTCCTCCGGCTTCTATGACAAGGCTCCCTTCAAGGGCCGCGAAGTCGCTATCGCCAGCTTGACCGCTTCCGAGCCGACCCCGATCACCCGCGGCGTTCGCCTTGGCAGCTTCACGCAGATCCGCGCTGAATTCGGCAACCAGATGCAGGCCATCTTCGCCAACAAGGTCAGCGTCCAGGAAGGCATCGACAACCTCGTCAAGAACGGCGATGCTGTCCTCGAGCGTTTCGAAGCCACCTACAAGGGCAAGCAGCTGCCGTAA
- a CDS encoding sugar O-acetyltransferase: MGLSERQKMAAGEWYCCFDPELDALRWQAREAVHAHNTMPPSQRGNLAPALSALFADIGESVFVEAPFHCSYGINISLGRRVYMNAGCTILDSASVRIGDGSMLGPGVHIYCAEHHKDAELRGAGLEVARPVTIGRSVWIGGGVILVGGVSVGDGAIIGAGAVVTRDVAAGATVVGNPARPVHAG, translated from the coding sequence ATGGGTCTCAGCGAGCGGCAGAAAATGGCGGCGGGAGAGTGGTACTGCTGTTTCGATCCGGAACTCGACGCCTTGCGCTGGCAGGCGCGCGAGGCTGTGCATGCGCACAACACAATGCCGCCCTCCCAACGCGGCAATCTCGCGCCGGCCCTGTCCGCGCTCTTTGCCGACATCGGCGAGAGCGTCTTCGTAGAGGCGCCGTTTCACTGCTCCTATGGTATCAATATCTCGCTCGGCCGCCGGGTCTATATGAATGCTGGCTGTACGATCCTCGACAGCGCTAGCGTCCGCATCGGCGACGGCAGCATGCTGGGGCCGGGCGTCCATATCTATTGCGCCGAACATCACAAGGACGCCGAATTACGCGGAGCGGGTCTGGAAGTCGCACGGCCAGTAACGATCGGCAGAAGCGTCTGGATCGGCGGCGGCGTGATCCTTGTGGGCGGCGTGTCGGTGGGGGACGGCGCGATCATCGGCGCCGGTGCAGTCGTCACCAGAGATGTTGCCGCCGGTGCGACGGTCGTCGGCAATCCGGCTCGTCCCGTTCACGCAGGATAG
- a CDS encoding DoxX family protein, translating to MAENTSFHRGVALGWLLSAIVILALAADAAVDLFAPSLVGAQMEETGFPAGLATPVGLIILVCVVLYAIPRTAVLGTILTTGFFGGAICAHFRLAEIGSPSQLISLLLGVIAWGGLYLRDERVRRLLPFVR from the coding sequence ATGGCTGAGAATACGAGCTTTCATCGAGGAGTGGCGCTGGGGTGGCTTCTGAGCGCAATCGTGATTCTTGCGTTGGCGGCCGATGCGGCCGTTGATCTGTTTGCACCGTCATTGGTCGGCGCACAGATGGAGGAGACGGGCTTTCCCGCCGGTCTGGCAACACCAGTTGGCCTAATCATCCTCGTCTGCGTCGTTCTTTACGCAATTCCGCGCACCGCAGTCCTTGGAACGATCCTCACGACCGGTTTCTTCGGCGGCGCTATTTGCGCCCATTTTCGTCTCGCGGAAATCGGGTCTCCGTCACAACTTATAAGTTTGTTGCTCGGCGTCATCGCATGGGGCGGTCTCTATCTTCGTGACGAACGTGTAAGACGCTTGCTGCCCTTCGTTCGCTGA
- a CDS encoding porin: MNIKSLLLGSAAALAAVSGAHAADAIVAAEPEPLEYVRICDAYGAGYFFIPGTETCLKIGGKVRTEGEWYNAYNRDSHQGTLWHTRAELNVDTATDTEYGPLKTETIVRWDWNDGGSTSTNLLWSYISLGGFTVGKKDSQYNLYMGYAGDVINDDVIYDGPYELNQLTYEYDGGNGFSAVISLEDSNSATTGSASYGASWWTDDKTNHYAPDVVAGAGFKSGAWGFKVVGGYDSIVEQGAIKARVDADFGAFTAFLMGGWNTDGDKLNKYAGTNQDVSACTAPNGTVNASKCGWGDWAVWGGVGVPFNDKLKWNLQLAYSDSKIFEATTNLKFNPVKNLLVEPELTYVHYDYAHDDTVSGILRFERNF, translated from the coding sequence ATGAACATCAAGAGCCTTCTTCTCGGCTCCGCTGCTGCGCTTGCAGCAGTATCCGGTGCTCACGCGGCTGACGCTATCGTAGCAGCTGAGCCGGAGCCGCTGGAATACGTCCGTATCTGCGACGCATACGGCGCTGGCTACTTCTTCATCCCGGGCACCGAAACCTGCCTCAAGATCGGCGGCAAGGTTCGTACGGAAGGTGAATGGTACAACGCTTACAACCGCGACAGCCATCAGGGCACGCTCTGGCACACTCGTGCTGAGTTGAACGTCGACACCGCGACCGACACCGAATACGGTCCGCTGAAGACCGAAACCATCGTTCGTTGGGACTGGAACGACGGCGGCTCCACCTCCACCAACCTGCTGTGGTCCTACATCAGCCTCGGCGGCTTCACGGTCGGTAAGAAGGACTCGCAATACAACCTGTACATGGGTTACGCCGGCGACGTCATCAACGACGACGTGATCTATGACGGCCCGTACGAACTCAACCAGTTGACCTATGAATATGACGGCGGCAACGGCTTCTCGGCTGTGATCTCGCTCGAAGATTCCAACTCTGCCACGACCGGCTCGGCATCTTACGGTGCAAGCTGGTGGACGGACGACAAGACCAACCACTACGCTCCTGACGTTGTCGCCGGTGCTGGCTTCAAGTCCGGCGCATGGGGCTTCAAGGTCGTCGGCGGTTACGACTCGATCGTCGAACAGGGCGCTATCAAGGCTCGCGTCGATGCTGACTTCGGCGCATTCACGGCCTTCTTGATGGGCGGCTGGAACACCGACGGCGACAAGCTCAACAAGTACGCAGGCACCAACCAGGACGTCTCCGCTTGCACGGCACCGAACGGTACCGTCAATGCATCGAAGTGCGGCTGGGGTGACTGGGCAGTTTGGGGCGGTGTTGGCGTTCCGTTCAACGACAAGCTGAAGTGGAACCTCCAGCTCGCCTACTCCGACTCGAAGATCTTCGAAGCCACCACGAACCTCAAGTTCAACCCGGTCAAGAACCTCCTGGTCGAGCCGGAACTGACTTACGTTCACTACGACTATGCCCACGACGACACCGTTTCGGGCATCCTGCGCTTCGAACGCAACTTCTAA
- a CDS encoding acetyltransferase: MFLLRPATPDDIPRSYEIWRTSVEATHDFVDASDWEAIARMVLEDYLPNAEFTVAVDANNLSHGFLGATGSHIDSLFIHADSRSTGLGRLLFDGFRTGKDVVTVDVNEQNAGAVGFYERLGFMATGRADVDDQGRPYPILHLQWQRPTAP, from the coding sequence ATGTTCCTGCTGCGACCTGCAACGCCCGACGACATCCCACGCAGTTATGAGATATGGCGAACCTCCGTCGAGGCAACCCATGATTTCGTCGATGCATCAGACTGGGAGGCGATTGCGAGGATGGTTTTGGAAGACTATCTGCCGAATGCAGAGTTCACTGTAGCGGTGGATGCCAATAATTTGTCGCACGGCTTCCTGGGAGCGACCGGGAGCCATATCGATTCACTCTTCATACATGCCGACAGCAGAAGCACGGGTTTGGGACGTCTGCTTTTCGACGGATTCCGTACTGGGAAAGATGTCGTCACTGTCGACGTGAACGAGCAGAATGCCGGCGCTGTCGGCTTTTACGAGCGACTTGGGTTCATGGCGACAGGGCGTGCCGATGTCGACGATCAGGGCCGTCCCTACCCGATCCTTCATTTGCAATGGCAAAGACCGACTGCGCCATGA